Within the Telopea speciosissima isolate NSW1024214 ecotype Mountain lineage chromosome 4, Tspe_v1, whole genome shotgun sequence genome, the region cacaCCATGTGACTATTTATCAACactgcttgaatatatcatgatgaatttgattgttagactagatgtcgtagtcggcttggaaatgaggccggtggtagcccatagtgcgggatacggttgacaccgcctgagtcatatgatgccatatagacatggggctagagtttcatcacccgtgctacgcacccttgccaacaggggttaaggtgttggatgactgtgaggactaccataaaacctccGGCATTTACGCcgagaagcctcagcacagctaggatgccccagggcaaatttgccgggaagcctcgggctacaagcttgggaagcaccaaaaggtgaatcatggctatatgccacatataaagtttatgcaccggtaaggtgaaatgatattgagtcggttacctcacatgttcaatctagagggccggtcgggctgacctgggtagggagatgctggagctggctggttctctccgacaactcaatgggtgtatcgcgggaaagggtaaccaagcccacactaaggatacatatattggggattgtagtagcactaaccagACTTAGTTATActattaggtggctaataaataatctagacttgcatatcatgtaggatcatgtggaatgtggttgcatgtgcatgcatgatgatatgttttgctcacgagctcagtggggctcacactctgttatatatggttttcttctagatgattctacaggtggatgccgctatggcatggcggctcattacaaggaggagagccttggttattatgatgatattgatgtggaccctgacggaggtcataccaatgATGCAaacattctcagtggttattgatgaagaccagtgaggggtgcttctgatgctttttgtcttggggactcctttttgcttttgataggagtttatccccatttctgtttctggtgtagtcttttcttttcttttcgggACTAAGTTATCTCACTCTGTATATATCTATGTATTTTCCTTTTGCTTCTGTATATGCCAGTCTTACTTTCAGTTGTGGGTTCTAttggggaatgtttcagaacttatgtatatatatatatatcgtcatcattcccgtatcgctacgcttcctcttttgttattataattgtagtttatctgcagcactctgatcttacttgtggtaatgtgatgaatgtgggaccgtgaatgtattaactgctactagatccgtggggtttggcggattgccattatgtaattcgggtcacctacctaatcctcccagggggtggtttggggtgagACACCTATCCCAAGCTTAGGCTATAAGCACAGCCAAGacggtgattaggatgacacgcgttGCCCCAATTCCCTCCAGGATCAATGACACAATGTCCCAAGCCATAGTCAACAACCAAGGACCCACCCCAATGATTACATTTGAGAAAAGGGAATAATACTCCAATAAACGTCAGAGATAATATGAGAGgaagcaatatttacataaagCAGTTACAATATATTCagctggctaggtgatacaGTAATAGTTTAACACCGACTAtcactgaccatgacataactactcagaataataataagttattacaaaaAGTGTTCACAATAGGCACAAAGcccaaaaagaatcaaaaggtgggGACAACCCCCAAACAACATCAGTGCccgtaagcacaatcatcacaagggCAATCGTCGCCGTGTTCATCTGACACAAACTCGGGCTCCTCTGCACCAATACTATCATACTCCGTCGGCTGAGCTTCTAAGCCAGCCAAGtagccaccatctgcatcaaaatctaaaaagttgtgtacacagggggttagctccactgagccagtgaggggaaaggggagtgcacaaacacacaatcacacatagtccatgatgcatgtaatgttaaatacatttttcacctaacaaacagtctaagtcatggtatatgctactgtgataactcgagagacactaagggtcacttatcttatcgccccaatgaaacctcaattatcacaagggagcctatgctagtagaagccatcagaccacccagtggcagaccccgatagccatcactacccctgacctggcctctcccacctccataggcaacaggtgctcagactatctaacatataaacccctgttggcaagggttgtagcataagggagcataaatctgagccacagatatactacatgcaagtcctatcgtccggagaggtattccgagtgcatcaacgtcccattccatctagtacccggataCCAGCATGGTATGGCACATACAGACCATGATGATAAACAATGAATATAATAAGAATTTCTAGGGTTCCCCTACAGGCATATCCgccaccgtaacccaatataatGAATGAAGTAAAGTAACcatatccacatttcatcaattcgtaTCCAACAGGGTTTTATATGTAAAGATGCAACATGGTAAAGATGAATGCAAGCATAAAACCATCATGTAATCTATAtagttatattttatatatcaagcccaaacattacccaaagcccactcacagtttgcttgATTGTCATTCGGTGTGTTTGGTAAGGTTTGCCTTGATGCACGTACTCTCGTACAGATTCtgaagtctgaggatgcgtgagaataatgttagaagtgtataggtgggttcCATAAGAGGTTCAAAATCTAAGAAGATTTCTACCATCAACCCTTCATCCATGCAACCATGAGGGTCCTAGgattagggaggtgagtccaaaccttcgttggaggtcccaAACACATAGTCCTTGAAGGGACTTAGGAGATTCAAGGGATTAGATCCAAGTCCAAGGTTTTTTCCCAAACTTAATCTAGGTCTTAAATGTTTGGATAGTAGCTTAGGTTATCAAATCTATGAAGGCACTAAAGGGAAAGGGATATGAGTCTCAAATGGAGCATCCATTAGGGATTATTGGGTTCCCAAGGGAAACCCCaagcttcgaatcgatcccaaggggatCTCCAAACccgaaaatggaaaagagagggagaaaggtgAGGATATTCACCTCAAGGATGGATTAATGGGTgatttccacctccacagctccctccaagctcttcttctccaaggcctTCAATGCTCCTCATTTCCCAACATTTTGGGTAGGTAGGAGAAATAAATGAGCCTTAATGGCCAAGCCTTGCCTCCTAATAAGTCcccacttagggcctatttggcttgGGCCTTAATGagtcaaaactcatttaaatgccTACTATGCAAATGGGTCCACTTATATGGCACACCCACAagccaaggagaccaagggtggTGCCCACTTTGTCTAGGTGCCTAGATAGGACGTCTGGggcatggggtgtgggtcccacacaaggaaaacacccaaaagcctTAAACAGCACGGGCAGATGTGGTCAGTATGAGTCCATTCGTGCATCCGTTGCTATTGTAAAGGGCAGAACCTTAAGGAATTTGACTGGGCTTtagcccacacttcaaggccaacaaGGGGAAGGTACACTAACATTCACAAGGGCAGTATCTTACTCCTCGACAGTCATAATGTGTCCTTCATGATCCCAAAGAGTTTTTCGATCGCGATGCTAAGCTTATTGCCGAAAGAGGTGTCTAGgtgtggggacacagggaacACCTTCAGGTATTCTTCACTCCGGAGACTCATGCTAAGAGGATGGTCGACAAAATCACCATCAATAAATCTTTCCCActgccggttaaggaacctctcctccacaggcaagccCATGAACTGGTCAACTATCTTatgactaggtttgaccacaagtgaaaatagctCACCAGCGTACATGGTagcagaatctacacgtcacaagagagagaaatcataATTAACAGCAAATTCGAGCGCGGATGTAACAGATGGTGAGGTTGACAAGAAAACCATCCAAACAGTAATCATCTTAGGGGCTACTACTGTTGTAATAGTAGTGGAGCAGTATTCAAAACTATTCCTTGATAAAGAGCCTTATCGTGCTTAGAGACTCCATGGCATTATTGAGACACAACTAATTATTGATGGTACCGAGAAGACATGTCAAAGCATGATGAGACTGAGTAAGAGGGCCTTTTATAGCTTATGTCACTTGATGCGAGAAAGGGGCCTTccatatgataacaaattagtGCAAGTAGAGGAACAACTGGTGATATTTTTACACACAGTTGGCCACAATGCTAAGAACCGAGTAGTTTCGCATATGTTTGGCCATTCTAGGGAGACTATAAGTCGATACTTCAATAAGGTATTGGATGCAATAATGAAATTGTACCCACTACTACTCAAGCCTCCAAGTACAATAATGCATGAACGAATCACAAGTAACCGTAGAAGATTCTACCCATACTTCAAGGACTGCATTGGAGCCATAGATGGTTCACATATCCCAGCATGGGTTCCGGTTGACCAACATTGTACATTTCGTGATAGGAAGGGATGTATATTCCAAAACATCCTAGCTGCATGGGATTTTGACACAAGGTTTACATAAATACTTGCTGGCTGGGCAGGATCGGCATCAGATTCTCGAATACTAGATAATGCCATACACAGGGTACGAGAAGGAAGGTAAGTGGTACCTGAAGGCAAATTCTATCTTGTTGATGTTGGGTTTGCCAATCAGAATGGGTTCTTAAGACCATTCCATAATGTTCGATATCATTTGTCATCAGCTGATAAGAATGAGTTGTTTAATTTACGACATTCCTCGTTGCGCAATTGCATTGAGTGTACGTTCATGCTCTTGAAGAAAAGATTCAAGATATTGAAAAATCAGCCAGAATATCCTTTTAAGATGCAAATCAAGATTGTGAATGTCTGTATTCTTCTTCACAATCATATTCTGACTCAAAATAATATTGATAAAGAGGAGGCCTTTTTCGAagctgaggaagaagaagcatctACTTCCAATAGTACAGCCACAGCAGTAGAAACAGATGTGGAATATGAAAATGATGACAATGATGTTGAAGATGTTAGTAATATTGACTGGGATCAATTTCGAGAAGGCATAGCTGACAACATGTGGGATAGTTGGATGGCAGgcgatgttgatgatgatgatatgtcTGATGATCTCAATGATTTTGATGATGTGAATGATTCAAATTGAGTTATCTCAATTTTTTTGGAATTAAAATGTTTGAATATGTTTATGTTGAACAACTTTGAACAAGTTTGAACAATTTCTCGGTTGTGTTTGTAATATGCTTTTGCGTAGTCTACTTTGAACAAGTTTGAATATGGACATCTTGCATGACGTGGATGACGAAGATTGAGTTATCTCAATCTTTTTGGAAATAATACGTTTTAATGTAGgattttcttttgtgtttgtAATATGCTAATGCGTAGTTTACTTTAAACTAGTTTGAACAAGCTGAGTTTGGTTATTGTgattatcattatttttttatggcaATATGGTGTGTTACACTTGTATGCAGCGTTAATTTACACTCTTCAGTAGTTTCTTATATGGAGTTTAGTTTTTTTCATCAGTCAATGATCGATTTAATGGCTATAGAGGATGGTTTCAAGAAGTCACATGATATTGCAACATGGCCTAGTGAAGTCTCTTATTTCATGCTTGAACGCCTCATAGAACAACATAAAAATGGAAAGTCTAGAGACAATGGATTGAGGAGGGATCAGTGGCAGAAAATATCAAATATCATAAAAGAGAAGCATGAAATGATATATGACTGGGAGCAAACTCGGAATTACTACAGAGTTTGAAAAGCAAGGGTGAAATCTTTGTGTGACTTACAAAAAAATAGTGGGATGGACTGGAATGCAATGGAGCTGAGGTTCGATGCACTACAACATGTGTAGACTGAATTCAAAGTAATAATCTTTTTCTTTCAGTAAttcaaatttataaatattATATGACAATACAGATAAATATTACAATATCTGTTAATTGATTGTAGCagaacaagaaacaaaaatattaGCAGTCACATAAAGTGCTTCCCATCCACATGTCCCTTGTGATTTGGTTAGGAAATGAGATTGCAACAGGGGAAGATGCTATGCACCCAACTGACTATGTTCACAATGAGCAAATACAACAGTCTCTAAGTATTGATGACAATGTTATTGACACTTTTATTCCAGGTGAAGGTGTTCATTCCACTCCCATTGCAAGTGGCAGCCGTAATCGTGGTAGGTCTCATTCAGATGTCACAGGTGctaaatagaagaaaaagaaagggggtgCTAAAAAAGTGTCaagtccttaaaaaaaaatagctaTTGTCATAGATAACCTAGTCAACAAAAATATCACACGGGCTAAACTTGCAAAAAGTGTAGCTGATGCAGCTGATACAGCTAATGGTATTGATATCTTCCTGAAAATCCAGGCAAAAATAGCTTTAATGAAAGATAAGGATGTGGCCAGTCTTTTCTTGaatgcaagtgaagaagacaaACCGAAATTCATACAACATCTTTGACAAGTTAACCAGGACATTTGAAAATGTGACTAATGAGTCTTTTAAGGATGAACTAGTTGGATGGATGTTAGGTgtttaatgggttttgggtaggaCTACAAGATCATTACTGTTCATGTCTTATTGGATGgatgtttttgtgttttgatgGTTTTTGAATCTATTGTGGTGGATGTTTATTATCAGTTTGTTTTGCCTTGCATTTTATGGTTGCGGGATATGATCTATTATGGTGGATGTTTATTAAATGGATGTTAATTTATTGGATGGATGTTTGTTTTGAATTGCATATTGGATGTTAGTTTATTGGATGGGTTTTATTGCTTGTTTCTATATTTAATTTATGCATAATTGGGAATAGGAGCttgtttctatattttctatgaATTGATTTAATTGATGCACAACTTTGTAGGTTGTTGTTAGGTTCTAGCGCAGGAATTGATTTGCTTTTCTTTTAGTAAAATCTAGGGAGTCAAATTGTTGGTTGTAGAAGTGTATTAGAGGCATAATACGTCTTGTTATTGTGTCAAAGAGTTATAGCTCAACAGGTCCATGGATGGTCCACAAGAAGGATATATAATTAGTTTTCTTTATATAGGAAGTCAGTTGTAATACTTCGTTATTTGTCTTGctatttttcatactttttggAGGAGGGAGCTGATTATCACCAACCTATACTTCAAATGTTTGATCGATACATTCATATCTTTTTTGATACAATTAAAAGGCAAAGTGGGTCCTATGAATCAAAATGAAACAATAGCCTTTAGTAAAGGACTGTACCCTCCAAATCTTCCCTCTGAGGCTCGTGAGGCATTTCTACAAATATAATTCTGAGCATGTTGGTGATAAGTAGTGTATTTTAGATAGAAACTTTCAAGAATCCATGATacttccacaaaaaaaaaaaaaaaatgttgttagTGAACAAAACATGTGCAGGAATTCATTTAGGATATGATCCTCAGGAATTATTGTTGATGAGGTGCTAGCTGTGCAATTGTTGATTTTAGACTTTAAGTTGTGTTACAATTATGACTACTCAGTCTTTGTTCCTGCTGGCCATGGTGAATTAATGTCTTTTGATATTATTCTCTTGTTCAGTTAATAATGGCAGTTCACTGAAACAGAAAATAACTCTTTTCGACAGGTAGTTAACAGTGACTGTCTTTCTCCAGGCCTAGTAAACTTCTTGTTGCTTATATTTCACTACTAGTGTCAAACTCATTCTTATGTTTAACATACCAattcttcttttccccttttataACATCAGTGACTATTTCAGTTGAGATCTTCTGAACTCTCGCCCGTCCAATCCACTTGTGATAAATTAAAACATCATTTCTATGTTTTTTAACCAAATAGAcaaacttaaaaacattttatAAGAAGTTAAGTTGTACATcataaaacaaattaaatataTCTCATGGCTATCCTCTTATGCTCCCTTGCATAAGCCAGTCTACCAAATCTTGACAATCCATCCAGACTACTAGCACAACCATCCCTATTCTTTTGCTCTTTGTAGCCCCTCGTAAACTCCTCGCAGCTCCGACTCTTGTTTTGTGGTTCTTAAATGATTCCAAGGTGGGTATTACTGATACTTGGGCACTTCATTGAGATCCTCTTCtaaatgacatttaaccaccacAGCCAGGGATGTGTAAGATCGACTGTAGTGGTTAAATTTCATTGGAAGGAAGTTTATTTAGTCTCAGTGGAGTAAGTCATTATTTATTGACTTGCCAGTACAGCCATTTAGGAAAATATTAATAACAGTAAGAAATCAATTTGATGAGTGCCCATGCTTGCTAGGTTCACATCCCTTGCCTTACCCATCAAGAACTCGTAAATCAAGAGGGATCAACTGCCTAGATGGACATTGTGGCTAGATGTGACATTTGTGGTGAGCAATGTATAATATTAATTTCAAAAACCAAGACTAATCCGAACAGAAGTTTCTATAAGTGCCCTATCCACTAATCATTTTTTTATGTGGGTCAACCACTTCAGAATGTGTGACTATGGCAAAGGGCAGTGCAAGGTTTGAAGATGCACTAGAGGCCCTTCAATAGCAAAAGATTTTTGGTATTACCCACATTCCACGCCAGTATGGTTgcacatcatttttttttttttccatttgtaaCACACTTGATCTCCCTATATTTacaaatatcttttttttttttttttgaatataggGGAAAAATGATGGTTGTGGGTTGTTTAAATTTATAGATAAGGgagattcttcatcttcaaatcaGGTACCAAGGAATAATGTCATGGATCTACCAACCATCACACCAACATCATGTTAATCCACAGACTATTTAATGGGATACCTCACAACAAAAATTAGAGATGCTGAATGtcgacactgaattttgtcaccccctagcgacgatgacaacaggacacggacagacatgggtatctctctcaagaaggactcttgtccctaaatctaagccaaatcaccctaacatccctaaaatgacttataaaaCCCTTTTACCAactgctgaaggaggtactactcaccttccccaaccacGACGGTCCCGCTAAATTTTCTAAAGAGtcaaaagggaggaaaaaaaacccaaaaagaccaagcccatggGCCCAGACACACCCTGAACCCTAAAAATGGCCCATTTGGGCCCAAAAGGTGAAAAGAGGGGGACCACACTGTCCACTGCACTGTGGACAGTGTCCCACAGCATTGTGCAGGTCCCCCCAGGCAATGGTGTATAGAGCCACGCCGCCATGGGGGTTTTTGACGTCAGTAGGATGACATCATCCACGGCACCATGGAAAAGTCTTGCACGGCGCCGTGGTGTCCTCCACAACCGTGGAGGACCTATCTAGGGCCAGGTTGTGGGatcaccccctataaataggagggtccccctcccttatTTTTCATGGATTTTAAGGGAAGGGAGACCCTCCTAGTGTGAGATTCACCCCTTTTAGCCCTGATTTtctcgagagagagagagagagagagagagagagagagagagtgttcgCTAAAGTTCGGTTCCTGAGTGTGAGTAGATCCTTTGATTACCCGCTCGATAAGAGAGCGATTTCATTCCCTCTGAGTCGTTATCCtatctgtgcacggataacaaAAGCCTCCTTTTATAGCCGTTATTCTGcatgtatacagataacgagaatcccttATACAACCGTTGCTCTGCTCGAAATCTAAGTAACAAAACCCATCttatatagtccttactctatCCGACAAGAGAGAAATAAgtcgatcgtccgtctccacctgagccatgGGGCATCACATAATTTGTACTTGGtgcattttcatttatttcttgtatttcttgacaggtatctgtctctttccttcttattatttttggcataatgtagataattaaagtaactcgctttagtgtacatagtaagtgatttttctttccttgtcatGATTAGTGTATCATAACTTAGCTttgcatgttagtataggatatattattaagggagaacattcgaaaacaagcatctagtagaaagatcggtttatctgggcgaggtgggtgtctaacgccttcccactctcgtaacttgactacttaccctgaatctctgaccagaccatatggaatcacgtagccctttccacTAATCCCAGATGGGGCTatacccattgggtcctaggccctaatcctaggtagTGACTCCATTTCATTATGAAGTATGATCCCAATGCCCATGATGATATGTAGGAACAATACACTGTTATTCATTgaagccaatccttgtcgccataaggctgaggaattCTCGTCCCAaagaccacggtacttacaccaAACAACAAACAAGGTTATGTGAGCAGCATACTAAGACGTTGGAGGAGGTGCTTGATGCTGTCAAAACACTTGATCTTAACAAGTGAAGTAGTATGGGAGGAGGTTGAGAGGGGGTGTATGCCCAACATTTGTGACTTatgtaattaaattaaattgtgTCTTTGCACTCAAAGCCTACTTGATATGGATTATTGACCAAAAAACAGAGATATCCTAATTATTGTACTAACTATTTTGCTAATGCACTCATAACTTTTCATATTTTGTTGCTTGAAGCATGAATTTGTTAAGTAAATAGATCTTTTAGTTATGTATGTAGCTAAAACCATGTTCTAGTCGTTTTAATATAGATGTGTATGGAGTcacatttttgtaatttatacgTCAAACACAAGCAACCAAGCAATGACATTAGTAACTTTAGGTGATAATTGAATCACTTAATTATTTTATAACATTAAAATACAGTAATCTTGGGGccatatattaaaaataaaaaaataaaaaaaaaagaatttcaacTGACAGACtgagggtaaccaaacagtttttcaaatagatttcAGGTGATTCCAACTAACAGACTCAGgctaaccaaacagtttttcatgaAGAATCACGTCATAGAATCATAATAACCAAACCGTTTATTTTCTGGAATTACAATTCAACAGATGGTAACTCAAGTGGATGACCATCCACAATCGGACCACATCCAaaagatttacgcaaccaaactcAACCTAAAGAAACCAGACGGATCTCCCTCCAGCACCACAAAAAATCAACAAATTTCAATTGTTTTCTTGATTAATTCAATCCAAGGTTGGGCAAACCCGAATTTAGACAGCACCACATAGAGAAACTCCCACTCTAATTGGGCATAAGATTTTGCCatattcaattttaaaatgACATTGCCACCCCTAGTCTTCCTGTTTAGATCCTACACCACCTCTTGAACAAGCGCAATGTTGTCATGGATACATCGCCCTTTTACAAAAGCACCCTGCTCTTCCGATATCAACCTAGGCAGAATCAAAGCCAATCTCGAGAAAATAATTTTTGCCAAAATTTTATAAGAGAAGTTGCTAATTGGTCTAAAATCAGACACTACCTCTGGGTTCTCTTTCTTTGGCCCAAGAAGGAGATGTGCAGATGTGAAACTTCTAGGCAGGTAACCCCTTGTGAAAAAATCCACCGCCGCGGCCCAAACATCCACTCCAACTATCTCCCAACATGCCATGAAAAAATGGCCCGAGAAGCCGTCAGGACCTAGAGTAGTGTCAATAAACAGCGAGAAGACCGCCTCTTTAACTTCTTCCAGCGATGGGGAGAGGAGGAAGTTGTTATCTTCTTGAGAAACCAGACTAGGAATAACATCAAGCAGAGCCTCATCGAACTGGCA harbors:
- the LOC122659380 gene encoding uncharacterized protein LOC122659380, coding for MPYTGYEKEADKNELFNLRHSSLRNCIECTFMLLKKRFKILKNQPEYPFKMQIKIVNVCILLHNHILTQNNIDKEEAFFEAEEEEASTSNSTATAVETDVEYENDDNDVEDVSNIDWDQFREGIADNMWDSWMAGDVDDDDMSDDLNDFDDVNDSN